TCAGGGTGCCGCGCGAAGGCATGCTGCTGGTCTCCGCGATGCGCGATCCCAATGTCCTCGAGGCCATCGACGAGGCCCTGTTCGGCGGCATCAGCCGGACCACGGACTATGCGGCGGGTGGATCGCGCGCCCGGCACTGGAAGGCGTGGGTCCGGCCCCTGCCATCACCCGAAGGGGCGGCACTGGCCCTGCTGGGTCTTCGCGACGAGACAGACGTGCGCCGGATGGAGTTGATGCGCGTCGACTTCCTCGCCAACGCCAGCCACGAGCTGCGGACGCCGCTGGCCTCCCTCAGCGGCTTCATCGAGACCCTGAAGGGTCACGCCCGCGACGATCCCGCCGCCCGTGACCGGTTTCTCGACATCATGGCGGCCCAGGCCGAGCGCATGAGCCGGCTGGTCGCAGATCTTCTTTCGCTCAGCCGCATCGAGCTCAACGAGCATATCCCTCCTTCGGGTCGGGTCGATCTGGGCCGGGCCGCGGCGGACGTCGTGGACGCGCTCAGCGTGCTGTCCCAGGACAAGGGCGTGTCCATTCATCTGGCGGTCCCCGAGGGCGGCCGGATCACGGGGGATCGTGACGAGATCGTTCAAGTGATCCAGAACCTGGCGGACAACGCGATCAAGTATTCGACCACGGGCGCGATCGTTGAAATCGGTCTGGACATCGGACTGGACGCGGACCGCGCCACCGCCCCGCGCATGCCGGGCGCGACCCGGCTTTCGCTGTTGACCCCGGATCGCGAGATCGGCGTGCGCTATGCGGCCGTGACCGTGCGCGACCACGGGCCGGGGATGGCGCGTGAGCACCTGCCGCGGCTGACGGAGCGGTTCTACCGCGTCGAGGGCCAGAAAAGCGGGGAGCGGGCGGGAACGGGTCT
This DNA window, taken from Brevundimonas subvibrioides ATCC 15264, encodes the following:
- a CDS encoding ATP-binding protein, encoding MPFDESPSPVAPLASSRLWTAGTTGGVAVVVMLVIAAARPDISAWLIGGACIVAIVSWLGARSQPVAGQASSADVPATSRHGDDGRLLDSVFEALDDPVLIISGGEADDIAGRRIVLANRAARELLRVPREGMLLVSAMRDPNVLEAIDEALFGGISRTTDYAAGGSRARHWKAWVRPLPSPEGAALALLGLRDETDVRRMELMRVDFLANASHELRTPLASLSGFIETLKGHARDDPAARDRFLDIMAAQAERMSRLVADLLSLSRIELNEHIPPSGRVDLGRAAADVVDALSVLSQDKGVSIHLAVPEGGRITGDRDEIVQVIQNLADNAIKYSTTGAIVEIGLDIGLDADRATAPRMPGATRLSLLTPDREIGVRYAAVTVRDHGPGMAREHLPRLTERFYRVEGQKSGERAGTGLGLAIVKHIINRHRGGLIVESSPGEGALFTAYFPMTDDRTPSPMPA